Proteins from a genomic interval of Macaca thibetana thibetana isolate TM-01 chromosome 17, ASM2454274v1, whole genome shotgun sequence:
- the HNRNPA1L2 gene encoding LOW QUALITY PROTEIN: heterogeneous nuclear ribonucleoprotein A1-like 2 (The sequence of the model RefSeq protein was modified relative to this genomic sequence to represent the inferred CDS: deleted 2 bases in 1 codon; substituted 1 base at 1 genomic stop codon) — MSKSESPKEPEQLRKLFIGGLSFETTDESLRSHFEQWGTLTDCVVMRDPNTKRSRGFGFVTYATVEEVDAAMNARPHKVDGRVVEPKRAVSREDSQRPGAHLTVKKIFVGGIKEDAEEHHLRDYFEQYGKTEVTEIMTDRGSGKKRGFAFVTFDDHDSTDKTVIXKYHTVNGHNCEVRKALSKQEMASASSSQGGLSGSGNFGGGRGGGFGGNDNFGRGGNFCGRGGFGGSHGGGGYGGSGDGYNGFGNDGSNFGGGGSYNDFGNYNNQSSNFGPMKGGNFGGRSSGPYGGGGQYFAKPRNQGGYGGSSSSSSYQWQKILIRKQSLAGEESQRSDREATGYNRFVNSAKHIGGRA, encoded by the exons ATGTCTAAATCAGAGTCTCCTAAAGAGCCCGAACAGCTGAGGAAGCTCTTCATTGGAGGGTTGAGCTTTGAAACAACCGATGAGAGCCTGAGGAGCCATTTTGAGCAATGGGGAACGCTCACGGACTGTGTGGTAATGAGAGATCCAAACACCAAGCGTTCCaggggctttgggtttgtcacatatgccACTGTGGAGGAGGTGGATGCAGCTATGAATGCAAGGCCACACAAGGTGGACGGAAGAGTTGTGGAACCAAAGAGAGCTGTCTCAAGAGAAGATTCTCAAAGACCAGGTGCCCATTTAACtgtgaaaaagatatttgttggTGGCATTAAAGAAGACGCTGAAGAACATCACCTAAGAGATTATTTTGAACAGTATGGGAAAACTGAAGTGACTGAAATCATGACTGACCGAGGCAGTGGCAAGAAAAGGGGCTTTGCCTTTGTAACCTTTGACGACCATGACTCCACGGATAAGACTGTCATTTAGAAATACCATACTGTGAATGGCCACAATTGTGAAGTTAGGAAAGCCCTGTCAAAGCAAGAGATGGCTAGTGCTTCATCCAGCCAAGGAGGTCTAAGTGGTTCTGGAAACTTTGGTGGTGGTCGTGGAGGTGGTTTCGGTGGGAATGACAACTTCGGTCGTGGAGGAAACTTCTGTGGTCGTGGTGGCTTTGGTGGCAGCCATGGTGGTGGTGGATATGGTGGCAGCGGGGATGGCTATAATGGATTTGGTAATGATGGAAGCAATTTTGGAGGTGGTGGAAGCTACAATGATTTTGGCAATTACAACAATCAGTCTTCAAATTTTGGACCCATGAAGGGAGGAAATTTTGGAGGCAGAAGCTCTGGCCCCTATGGCGGTGGAGGCCAATACTTTGCAAAACCACGAAACCAAGGTGGCTATGGCGgttccagcagcagcagtagctat cagtggcagaagattttaattaggaaacaaagcttagcaggagaggagagccagagaagtgacagggaagCTACAGGTTACAACAGATTTGTGAACTCAGCCAAGCACATTGGTGGCAGGGCCTAG